A window of Metabacillus sp. B2-18 contains these coding sequences:
- a CDS encoding PTS fructose transporter subunit IIABC yields MRITEVLTKRTIKLEIQSTSKGDVVKELVDVLDRAGKLSNKAAYEQAVLNREKQSTTGIGDGIAIPHAKTNAVKEPAIVFGRSTTGVDYESLDGQPSYLFFMIAAPEGANNTHLEALSKLSSILMKQEVRDQLLQAKTEDEVLAIIDQYDVQEDENEAVPTEGKTGKILAVTACPTGIAHTYMAADALKEKAKELNLSLKVETNGSGGAKNVLTPAEIEEATAIIVAADKQVEMERFKGKHVIIVPVADGIRKTKELLDRAVNQDAPIYQGSGESKKEDRSGERTGFYKHLMNGVSNMLPFVVGGGILIALSFMFGIHASDPNDPSHNAFAEALSTIGGGNAFGLMIPVLAGFIALSIADRPGLAPGMVGGFMAAQGGAGFLGGLIAGFLAGYIVVLLKKLLSGMPASLEGIKPVLLYPVLSIFTVGMIMFFVVNQPVSALNGVISDFLSNLGTGNLILLGLLLGGMMAVDMGGPINKAAFTFGIAMIDAGNFAPHAAVMAGGMVPPLGIALATTLFKNKFTKREREAGITCYIMGASFITEGAIPFAAADPARVIPSIITGSAVAGALAMFFGNGLRAPHGGAFVIPLVEGNPVLYLLAIVIGAVVTALMLGILKKPVNE; encoded by the coding sequence ATGAGGATAACAGAAGTATTAACAAAAAGGACAATAAAATTAGAAATCCAATCAACATCAAAGGGCGATGTTGTAAAAGAATTAGTTGATGTATTAGATCGTGCTGGTAAGCTTTCAAACAAAGCGGCTTACGAGCAAGCCGTATTAAATCGTGAAAAACAAAGTACAACAGGAATTGGTGATGGTATTGCCATTCCTCATGCTAAAACAAATGCAGTGAAAGAACCCGCTATTGTGTTTGGACGCTCAACAACTGGTGTGGATTATGAATCATTAGATGGTCAGCCAAGTTATTTGTTTTTTATGATTGCTGCTCCAGAGGGCGCAAACAATACCCACTTAGAAGCATTGTCAAAACTCTCAAGTATATTAATGAAGCAAGAAGTAAGAGATCAGTTACTTCAAGCAAAAACAGAGGATGAAGTGTTGGCGATTATCGACCAATATGATGTTCAAGAAGATGAGAATGAAGCTGTGCCAACTGAGGGGAAAACAGGTAAAATATTAGCTGTTACTGCATGTCCAACGGGTATTGCTCATACGTATATGGCAGCAGATGCATTAAAAGAAAAAGCAAAAGAGCTGAACTTATCGTTAAAAGTAGAAACGAATGGTTCCGGTGGAGCTAAAAATGTTTTAACTCCTGCAGAAATAGAAGAAGCCACAGCGATTATCGTAGCTGCAGATAAACAAGTAGAAATGGAACGTTTTAAAGGTAAGCATGTGATCATTGTTCCAGTTGCTGATGGTATTCGTAAAACAAAAGAATTATTAGATCGTGCTGTAAATCAAGATGCTCCAATTTATCAAGGAAGTGGAGAATCGAAAAAAGAAGATCGCAGTGGTGAAAGAACTGGATTTTATAAGCACTTAATGAACGGTGTATCTAATATGTTACCGTTTGTTGTAGGTGGCGGTATCTTAATTGCCTTATCATTCATGTTTGGAATTCATGCATCAGATCCTAACGACCCTTCACATAACGCCTTTGCTGAAGCATTGAGCACAATTGGTGGCGGAAATGCATTTGGATTAATGATTCCTGTATTAGCTGGATTCATTGCATTAAGTATTGCTGACCGTCCAGGATTAGCGCCAGGTATGGTTGGTGGATTTATGGCAGCTCAAGGTGGCGCAGGCTTCTTGGGTGGATTAATTGCTGGTTTCTTAGCAGGTTATATTGTTGTACTTTTAAAGAAACTTTTATCTGGCATGCCAGCTTCTTTAGAAGGAATTAAACCCGTTCTGTTATATCCGGTTTTAAGTATATTCACTGTTGGAATGATCATGTTCTTTGTAGTAAATCAACCTGTAAGTGCATTAAATGGTGTGATTAGTGACTTCTTAAGTAACTTAGGTACAGGAAACTTAATACTTCTAGGCTTACTATTAGGCGGTATGATGGCAGTAGATATGGGTGGTCCAATCAATAAAGCTGCTTTCACATTTGGTATAGCAATGATTGATGCAGGAAACTTTGCTCCGCATGCTGCAGTTATGGCTGGCGGTATGGTTCCTCCACTAGGAATTGCATTAGCAACTACGTTATTCAAAAATAAATTTACGAAACGTGAACGTGAAGCAGGTATTACTTGTTATATTATGGGTGCTTCATTTATTACAGAAGGTGCTATTCCTTTTGCAGCGGCCGATCCAGCTCGTGTTATTCCTTCCATTATCACTGGTTCTGCAGTAGCTGGAGCTTTAGCAATGTTCTTCGGAAATGGATTACGCGCACCACACGGCGGTGCATTTGTTATTCCTTTAGTTGAAGGTAACCCAGTTTTATATCTATTAGCTATTGTTATAGGTGCAGTAGTTACTGCTTTAATGTTAGGAATTTTAAAAAAGCCTGTTAATGAATAA
- a CDS encoding organic hydroperoxide resistance protein, translating into MSKPIFTSTVTAVGGRDGRVESSDGNINLQLAMPGSPRAKEMPEATNPEQLFAAGYSACFDGALQLIAKRENVNFESEVTANVSLLKDESDDGFKLGVTLQVKGTGIEKDKLEELVEKAHGFCPYSKATRGNIEVELEVV; encoded by the coding sequence TTGTCAAAACCAATATTTACGTCAACAGTAACAGCAGTCGGTGGAAGAGATGGCAGAGTTGAGTCATCTGACGGCAATATCAATTTACAATTAGCAATGCCAGGTTCACCTAGAGCCAAGGAAATGCCTGAAGCAACAAATCCTGAACAATTATTTGCGGCTGGTTATTCTGCATGCTTTGATGGTGCATTACAATTAATTGCAAAAAGAGAAAATGTGAACTTTGAATCTGAAGTAACAGCAAATGTTAGTCTTTTAAAGGACGAGTCTGATGATGGTTTTAAACTAGGTGTTACGTTACAAGTAAAAGGAACGGGAATTGAAAAGGACAAGCTTGAAGAATTGGTTGAAAAGGCACATGGATTTTGTCCATATTCAAAAGCAACAAGAGGAAATATTGAAGTTGAACTAGAGGTCGTATAA
- the lepB gene encoding signal peptidase I translates to MSQTETETTKSKMWEWTKAIVLAVGLAMIIRIFLFEPYLVEGSSMDPTLHDGDRLFVNKTLKFIGEIDKGDIVIIDGKEENIRYVKRVIGVPGDKVSAQDGKVYVNGTVIEEPYLDSNEKEAESIGIDLTDDFEEIEVPNGNYFVMGDNRLNSMDSRNGLGLIEKDRILGKSEFIFFPFDHLSKTE, encoded by the coding sequence ATGTCGCAAACTGAAACAGAAACAACGAAGTCAAAGATGTGGGAATGGACAAAGGCTATTGTGCTAGCGGTTGGACTAGCTATGATTATTCGTATTTTTTTATTTGAACCATATCTTGTAGAAGGGTCTTCGATGGATCCAACACTACATGATGGGGATCGTCTTTTTGTTAATAAAACGTTAAAGTTTATTGGTGAGATTGATAAAGGTGATATTGTTATTATTGATGGCAAAGAAGAAAACATTCGCTATGTAAAACGTGTAATAGGTGTCCCAGGAGATAAGGTCAGTGCGCAAGATGGAAAAGTGTATGTCAACGGAACGGTTATAGAGGAACCATATCTTGATAGTAATGAAAAGGAAGCAGAGAGTATAGGAATTGACTTAACTGATGATTTTGAAGAGATAGAGGTACCGAACGGTAACTATTTTGTTATGGGAGATAATCGACTAAATAGCATGGATAGTCGAAACGGTCTAGGTTTAATTGAAAAAGATCGTATTTTGGGTAAATCTGAATTTATCTTTTTCCCATTTGATCATTTAAGTAAAACAGAATAG
- a CDS encoding DUF4349 domain-containing protein, with protein sequence MKKWRFLLCSFFLVILFTGCSNNSSESATENTTGQSSDQAVPELEKKEHSEADSVENTVEKEKKEDNFDSGRMVIYTADLSIKVSNFDETVKFVQEKTETLHGYVVQSHSYSVDDGETVEGTITVRIPQESFHLFLESVEKGSTKVLDRSISGQDVTEEYVDLESRLKSKQVVEKRLLEFMEKAEKTEDLLKISSDLAAIQEEIETIKGRMNYLDNQVSLATVTLQVREDKVNVPELDNEGLNTWERTKKQFMESVNVVLKSMSSIFIFLVGSLPILIIIGGILFIALFIFKRKRRHNQGKPPTNLGE encoded by the coding sequence ATGAAAAAGTGGAGGTTTCTTTTATGTTCATTCTTTCTTGTTATCCTTTTTACTGGTTGTAGTAATAATTCAAGTGAGAGTGCAACTGAGAATACGACGGGTCAATCTTCTGATCAAGCTGTTCCGGAACTGGAAAAGAAAGAGCATTCAGAAGCAGATTCAGTAGAAAATACGGTTGAAAAGGAAAAAAAGGAAGATAACTTTGATAGTGGCAGGATGGTTATTTATACAGCTGACCTGTCTATAAAAGTATCGAACTTTGATGAAACAGTGAAATTTGTTCAAGAGAAAACAGAAACTTTACATGGATATGTTGTACAATCTCATTCCTACTCTGTGGATGATGGAGAAACGGTTGAAGGTACAATAACAGTGAGAATACCACAGGAATCTTTTCACTTATTTTTGGAGAGTGTTGAAAAGGGAAGTACAAAGGTTTTAGATCGTTCAATTTCAGGCCAAGATGTAACAGAAGAATATGTTGATCTTGAATCACGTTTGAAATCTAAACAAGTTGTTGAAAAAAGATTACTTGAATTTATGGAGAAGGCTGAAAAAACAGAGGATTTATTGAAAATTTCAAGCGACTTAGCTGCTATCCAAGAAGAAATTGAGACAATAAAGGGAAGAATGAATTACTTAGATAATCAAGTTAGTTTAGCTACTGTAACGCTTCAAGTTAGAGAAGATAAAGTAAATGTTCCAGAACTTGATAATGAGGGTTTGAATACTTGGGAACGGACAAAGAAGCAGTTCATGGAAAGTGTTAATGTTGTTTTAAAATCAATGTCTAGTATTTTTATTTTCTTAGTTGGAAGTTTACCGATTTTAATTATTATTGGTGGAATTCTTTTTATTGCGCTTTTCATTTTTAAAAGAAAAAGAAGGCATAATCAAGGAAAACCACCAACTAATTTAGGTGAATAA
- a CDS encoding carbon starvation CstA family protein, with amino-acid sequence MYTFIAGIVLLILGYFIYGRFVEKVFGVKEARKTPAITRRDDVDYLPMGKKRNSLIQLLNIAGVGPIFGPIMGALYGPAAFIWIVIGCIFAGAVHDYLTGMISIRNRGAHLPELAGKFLGKAMKHVVNAFAILLLLLVGTVFVTAPADLLAGITPDWVSFGVIIGAIFIYYILATLLPIDKVIGRLYPIFGALLLISAIGVGVSLLITGAPIPELTFANMHPDNAPIFPLLFLTISCGALSGFHATQTPIISRTTQNEAQGRFIFYGMMIAEGIIAMIWAAAAMSLFDGYNGLADILANGGPAAVVSEASTAMLGAIGGTLAVLGVIVLPITSGDTAFRSARMIIADYLNISQSKIMSRLWIAIPLFVISFALTKIDFTLLWRYFSWANQSTAVIALWVASMYLFIAKKNYWIAMIPGIFMTMATSTYILNAAIGFGLSLTTSYIGASIITVLITGLFYKAAIKARENKLQLDDDINIAA; translated from the coding sequence ATGTATACATTTATTGCTGGAATTGTACTATTAATCTTAGGATATTTTATCTACGGTCGATTTGTAGAAAAAGTTTTTGGTGTGAAGGAAGCAAGAAAAACACCTGCCATTACTCGTAGAGATGATGTTGATTACCTTCCTATGGGTAAGAAACGTAATTCTCTAATTCAATTATTAAATATCGCTGGAGTTGGACCGATCTTCGGACCTATTATGGGAGCTTTGTACGGTCCTGCAGCATTCATTTGGATTGTAATCGGATGTATATTCGCCGGTGCTGTTCATGACTATTTAACAGGTATGATTTCAATTCGTAATCGTGGAGCACATTTACCAGAGCTTGCAGGTAAATTTTTAGGTAAAGCAATGAAACACGTTGTAAATGCTTTTGCTATTTTACTATTACTTTTAGTTGGAACTGTATTTGTAACAGCACCAGCCGATTTATTAGCAGGTATTACTCCTGATTGGGTATCATTTGGAGTTATTATAGGTGCTATCTTTATCTACTATATTTTAGCAACACTATTACCAATTGATAAGGTTATTGGTCGTTTATATCCAATTTTCGGGGCTTTACTTTTAATAAGTGCAATTGGTGTAGGTGTATCATTACTCATTACCGGTGCACCAATTCCTGAATTAACGTTTGCTAATATGCATCCTGATAACGCACCGATCTTCCCTCTTTTATTTTTAACTATTTCTTGTGGAGCTTTATCCGGATTTCATGCAACACAAACACCGATCATTTCACGTACAACACAAAATGAAGCACAAGGTCGCTTTATTTTTTATGGAATGATGATTGCTGAAGGAATTATTGCGATGATCTGGGCAGCTGCAGCTATGAGTTTATTTGATGGCTATAATGGATTAGCTGATATTTTGGCTAATGGAGGGCCTGCAGCAGTTGTAAGTGAAGCTTCTACTGCCATGTTAGGAGCAATTGGCGGAACGTTAGCTGTTCTAGGTGTCATTGTACTACCGATTACTTCTGGTGATACAGCATTTAGAAGTGCACGTATGATCATTGCAGACTATTTAAACATTTCTCAATCTAAAATTATGAGTCGCCTTTGGATTGCGATTCCATTGTTTGTTATCTCTTTTGCTCTAACTAAAATAGACTTTACACTATTATGGCGTTATTTTTCTTGGGCAAACCAATCAACAGCAGTAATTGCATTATGGGTAGCTTCAATGTATTTGTTCATCGCTAAGAAAAACTATTGGATTGCTATGATTCCAGGAATTTTCATGACAATGGCCACCTCCACGTATATTTTGAATGCAGCAATTGGCTTCGGATTATCATTAACAACATCATATATCGGCGCAAGCATCATCACTGTTTTAATAACTGGTCTCTTCTATAAGGCTGCTATTAAGGCAAGAGAAAATAAATTACAACTTGATGATGACATAAACATTGCAGCATAG
- a CDS encoding LysE/ArgO family amino acid transporter, translating to MEAILHGILLAFGLILPLGAQNVFVFNQGALQPRFVQALPVIVTAALCDTFLIILAVLGVSVIVFSFEWLKVAIFLIGIMFLLYMGWSVWRSDEQSEKEHHSSSLSPKKQVMFAMSVSLLNPHAILDTIGVIGTSSLAYNEGDKVLFTLACIIVSWIWFLGLALTGRSIKKIDQNGKHLRKINKVSALIIWAVAVYLIFQLIS from the coding sequence GTGGAAGCAATATTGCATGGAATATTATTAGCATTTGGGTTAATTCTTCCTTTAGGTGCACAAAATGTGTTTGTTTTTAACCAAGGGGCACTTCAACCTCGGTTTGTGCAGGCTCTTCCGGTTATTGTTACAGCAGCACTTTGTGATACATTTTTAATTATTCTTGCAGTCCTAGGAGTGTCTGTTATTGTTTTTTCATTTGAATGGTTAAAAGTAGCTATATTTTTGATTGGCATTATGTTTTTGCTTTATATGGGTTGGTCTGTTTGGAGGTCAGATGAACAATCAGAAAAGGAGCATCATTCATCCTCCTTATCTCCTAAAAAACAAGTTATGTTTGCGATGAGTGTTTCTCTATTAAATCCACATGCAATTTTAGATACAATTGGTGTCATTGGGACGAGTTCACTTGCTTATAATGAAGGAGACAAGGTGTTATTTACACTAGCGTGTATTATTGTTTCGTGGATTTGGTTTCTTGGTCTCGCACTAACAGGAAGAAGTATAAAGAAAATTGATCAAAACGGAAAACATTTAAGAAAAATAAATAAAGTTTCTGCTCTTATTATTTGGGCAGTAGCTGTTTATTTAATCTTTCAATTAATAAGTTAA
- a CDS encoding CPBP family intramembrane glutamic endopeptidase, translated as MRQSFIKIEEGKNTHKRYIGSLFVILAFMLILGTVAYTVALILGEFIKPGLIDFETGMVTDPLVDLYLLHLQSIFLILGLLIAVKAILKRRFISLITPYKNLNWGKIFYGYVVLFILLIAFTLIDYAFFPNDYYLNDFDADRFIWLLVAVIFLVPIQTTSEELLFRGFLLQWGAKFTKNPILLAIIVGGIFGSLHFFNPEMEYGAFWVALDYLAMGFIWTYISIKTNSSEFSIGAHAANNMFLCLFLTMDDTVYGDIPSVFVTTNVNAMLSTLTTIITGVLFTIIVFRKQKKEMK; from the coding sequence ATGAGGCAGAGTTTTATCAAAATTGAAGAAGGTAAAAATACGCATAAGAGATATATTGGTTCTCTATTTGTTATTTTAGCTTTTATGCTTATTTTAGGAACAGTTGCATATACAGTAGCACTTATATTAGGTGAGTTTATTAAACCTGGTTTGATAGATTTTGAGACAGGTATGGTAACAGATCCTTTAGTTGATCTTTACCTATTACACTTGCAAAGCATTTTTTTGATTCTTGGTCTACTTATTGCAGTTAAAGCGATCTTAAAAAGAAGGTTCATCTCATTAATAACGCCGTATAAAAACCTAAATTGGGGAAAAATATTTTATGGTTATGTCGTTTTATTTATATTACTAATTGCGTTTACACTAATTGATTATGCCTTTTTCCCGAATGATTATTATTTAAATGATTTTGATGCTGATAGGTTTATATGGTTATTGGTTGCGGTAATTTTTCTGGTTCCGATTCAAACAACTTCTGAAGAACTTCTTTTCAGAGGGTTTCTTCTTCAATGGGGAGCGAAATTCACGAAAAATCCGATTTTGCTCGCTATTATAGTAGGCGGGATTTTTGGTAGTCTTCACTTTTTTAACCCAGAAATGGAGTATGGAGCTTTTTGGGTAGCGCTAGATTACTTAGCAATGGGGTTTATTTGGACGTATATTTCAATAAAAACAAACAGTTCAGAGTTCTCGATTGGTGCACATGCGGCAAATAATATGTTTCTCTGCTTATTTTTAACAATGGATGATACTGTTTATGGTGACATACCTTCCGTGTTTGTAACAACGAATGTCAATGCGATGCTTTCGACACTTACTACGATAATCACTGGTGTGTTATTTACAATTATTGTATTTCGGAAACAAAAGAAAGAGATGAAGTAG
- a CDS encoding ABC-F family ATP-binding cassette domain-containing protein encodes MIQVTNVSLRFGDRKLFEDVNIKFTPGNCYGLIGANGAGKSTFIKILSGEIEAQSGDVSMAPGERLAVLKQNHFEYEEHEVLKTVIMGHKRLYEVMQEKDAIYMKADFTDEDGMKAAELEGEFAELNGWEAESEAAILLKGLGISEDLHTKKMADLTGGDKVKVLLAQALFGEPDVLLLDEPTNHLDIHAIQWLEEFLINFENTVIVVSHDRHFLNKVCTHIADLDFSKIKIYVGNYDFWYESSQLALKLGQEANKKKEEKIKELQNFIARFSANASKSKQATSRKKLLDKISLDDIQPSSRRYPYVNFTPEREIGNDVLRVEGLSKTIDGVKVLDNISFTLNKEDKIALVGRDEIAITTLFKILAGEMEPDSGSFKWGVTTSQAYFPKDNGEYFKGDEPNLVDWLRQYSPNDQSESFLRGFLGRMLFSGEEVLKKPSVLSGGEKVRCMLSKMMLSGANVLLLDEPTNHLDLESITALNNGLTAYKGAMIFTSHDHQFVQTIANRIIEITANGLVDKQMTYDEFLEDDNVQKQVKQLYA; translated from the coding sequence ATGATTCAAGTTACGAATGTTAGCTTACGATTTGGAGATCGCAAGCTTTTTGAAGATGTTAATATTAAATTTACGCCGGGTAACTGCTACGGTTTAATCGGGGCAAATGGAGCCGGGAAATCAACATTTATTAAAATTTTATCAGGTGAGATTGAAGCCCAATCTGGTGATGTTAGCATGGCACCTGGTGAGCGTTTAGCTGTATTAAAACAAAATCATTTTGAATATGAAGAGCATGAAGTTTTGAAAACTGTCATTATGGGTCATAAACGCCTTTATGAAGTAATGCAAGAAAAAGATGCTATCTATATGAAAGCTGATTTCACAGATGAAGATGGTATGAAGGCGGCTGAATTAGAAGGTGAGTTTGCTGAGCTTAATGGTTGGGAAGCCGAAAGTGAAGCAGCAATCCTTTTAAAAGGACTTGGTATCTCTGAGGACCTTCATACAAAGAAGATGGCAGATTTAACAGGTGGAGATAAGGTTAAAGTACTCTTAGCTCAAGCACTTTTTGGTGAGCCGGATGTTCTTCTCTTAGACGAGCCAACCAACCATCTTGATATCCATGCGATTCAATGGCTAGAGGAATTCCTTATCAACTTTGAGAATACTGTTATTGTAGTATCCCATGACCGTCATTTCTTAAACAAAGTTTGTACACATATTGCTGATTTAGATTTCTCTAAAATCAAAATCTATGTTGGAAACTATGACTTTTGGTATGAGTCTAGTCAATTGGCACTTAAACTAGGTCAAGAAGCTAATAAGAAAAAAGAAGAAAAAATTAAAGAGCTTCAAAACTTTATTGCGAGATTTAGCGCTAATGCTTCGAAGTCAAAACAAGCAACATCACGTAAAAAATTATTAGATAAGATTTCCTTAGACGACATTCAGCCATCTTCTCGTCGTTATCCTTATGTAAACTTTACACCTGAGCGTGAGATAGGGAACGATGTTTTGCGTGTTGAAGGATTATCAAAAACAATCGATGGTGTAAAAGTTTTAGATAATATTAGTTTTACTTTGAACAAGGAAGATAAAATTGCATTAGTTGGTCGTGATGAAATTGCGATTACAACTCTTTTTAAAATCTTAGCTGGTGAAATGGAGCCTGATAGTGGCTCATTTAAATGGGGGGTAACAACTTCTCAGGCATATTTCCCAAAAGATAATGGCGAGTATTTTAAAGGTGATGAGCCGAATTTAGTCGACTGGTTACGCCAATATTCTCCTAATGACCAAAGTGAAAGCTTTTTACGTGGCTTCTTAGGTCGTATGCTTTTCTCTGGTGAAGAAGTTTTGAAAAAGCCAAGTGTATTATCTGGAGGAGAGAAAGTTCGTTGTATGCTATCGAAAATGATGCTTAGTGGAGCTAATGTGCTCTTACTGGATGAACCAACGAACCACTTAGACCTTGAATCAATTACCGCTTTAAATAATGGTCTAACAGCATATAAAGGCGCAATGATCTTTACTTCACATGACCATCAGTTTGTTCAAACAATTGCTAATCGCATTATTGAAATAACTGCGAATGGCTTAGTTGATAAACAAATGACATACGATGAATTCTTAGAAGATGATAATGTTCAAAAACAAGTAAAGCAATTATATGCTTAA
- a CDS encoding LytR/AlgR family response regulator transcription factor, with amino-acid sequence MKKRQIKLLIVDDERYSRDELKHLLSEHDNLHVVGEADSGESALVKTLQLKPDVVFLDIEMPKMNGIETAMAMKELKHQPLLVFATAYPSFAVDAFRYDAIDYVLKPFEEERLQETIGRLEDRLVNVIPQQEDSPSKLAVESDEGIVYIHPDEILYLYRDERVTKIVGSVFKYETKTPLKDLEIRLKDFSFFRIHKSYLVNLKFVTRLIPWFNGAYQLELKGHSELLSVSRNYVKALRERLEI; translated from the coding sequence ATGAAAAAACGACAAATTAAACTATTGATCGTTGATGATGAACGCTATAGCAGGGATGAATTAAAACACTTACTTTCAGAGCATGATAACCTTCATGTTGTTGGCGAGGCAGACTCAGGTGAATCTGCCTTAGTTAAAACTCTGCAACTAAAGCCAGATGTTGTTTTTTTAGATATCGAGATGCCTAAAATGAATGGAATAGAAACAGCTATGGCAATGAAAGAATTAAAGCATCAACCTCTCCTAGTTTTTGCAACAGCCTACCCTTCATTTGCAGTAGATGCCTTTCGTTATGATGCAATTGATTATGTCTTAAAACCTTTTGAAGAAGAGAGATTGCAAGAAACAATTGGTAGACTGGAAGATCGCTTAGTAAATGTTATCCCCCAGCAAGAAGACTCTCCTTCAAAATTAGCCGTGGAAAGCGATGAGGGAATAGTCTATATTCACCCAGACGAAATTCTCTATTTATATCGAGATGAAAGAGTAACGAAAATTGTTGGCAGTGTATTTAAATATGAAACGAAAACTCCTTTAAAAGATCTAGAAATACGACTAAAGGATTTTAGTTTTTTCAGAATACATAAAAGTTATCTTGTTAATTTAAAATTCGTAACTAGATTAATTCCATGGTTCAATGGCGCCTATCAACTTGAGCTAAAAGGTCATTCTGAACTACTTTCTGTTAGTCGTAACTATGTTAAGGCACTGCGAGAACGATTAGAAATATAG